Proteins from a genomic interval of Caldicellulosiruptor diazotrophicus:
- the speE gene encoding polyamine aminopropyltransferase, with protein MELWFTEQQTPDLGFTCKITKTIYTAKTQYQDLAILETKQFGRMLVLDGAVQTTIADEFCYHELISHVPLFTHPNPKKVAVIGGGDGGVIREILKHDEVEKAYLIEIDREVIEASKKYLPEISCALDDERAEVVITDGIKFVSENKNMFDVIIVDSTDPVGPAVGLFQDSFYKAVFECLKEDGLFVAQTESPFYDQDLIKNVFHAVKSIFPITRLYLGFIPTYPSGLWSFTLGSKKYDPLEVDISKIKRIDTKYYNPELHKALFALPTFVQEIIK; from the coding sequence ATGGAACTTTGGTTTACTGAGCAGCAGACTCCTGACTTGGGATTTACATGCAAAATAACAAAAACTATTTATACTGCAAAGACTCAATACCAAGACTTAGCAATACTTGAAACAAAACAGTTTGGAAGAATGCTTGTATTAGACGGTGCTGTTCAGACAACAATTGCAGATGAGTTTTGTTACCATGAGTTAATTTCTCATGTTCCTTTATTCACCCATCCAAATCCCAAAAAAGTTGCTGTTATAGGTGGCGGAGACGGAGGCGTTATCAGAGAAATTCTCAAACATGACGAGGTTGAAAAGGCATATTTAATCGAGATTGATAGAGAAGTTATAGAAGCAAGCAAAAAATACCTTCCTGAGATAAGTTGTGCACTTGATGATGAAAGGGCAGAGGTTGTTATAACTGACGGAATAAAATTTGTGTCAGAGAACAAAAATATGTTTGATGTTATAATTGTAGATTCAACAGACCCTGTTGGTCCTGCAGTAGGACTTTTCCAAGATAGTTTTTATAAGGCAGTGTTTGAATGCTTAAAAGAAGATGGACTTTTTGTTGCGCAGACTGAGTCACCTTTTTATGATCAGGACCTGATAAAGAATGTATTTCACGCAGTGAAGTCCATTTTCCCTATAACAAGACTTTATCTTGGGTTTATTCCAACATATCCGAGTGGACTTTGGAGTTTTACTCTTGGTTCAAAGAAGTATGATCCGCTTGAGGTTGATATTTCAAAGATAAAAAGGATTGATACAAAGTATTATAATCCAGAATTACACAAAGCTCTATTTGCACTCCCAACTTTTGTACAGGAAATTATAAAGTAA